DNA sequence from the Chroogloeocystis siderophila 5.2 s.c.1 genome:
GATGTTGTCGCCGATGTCGGTGCAGGTACAGGTTACTTTAGCTTTCGGATGGCGCAAAGGCTACCTAATGGAAAAGTGTTAGCAGTCGATATTCAACCTGAAATGTTAGATATTATTGAGTTTCTGAAAAAAGAAACAGAAATTACTAATATTGAAACAATCTTAGGCACTCTTACTAATCCTAACCTACCAGAAAACAGCATTGATTTAGCGCTAATGGTAGATGCTTACCATGAATTTTCTCATCCATATGAAGTTATGCAAGGTATTACAAAAGCGCTCAAACTTGGGGGAAGAGTTGTCTTAGTCGAATACCGCAAAGAAAATCCTTTTATCCCAATTAAGGGATTACACAAAATGACCCAAAATCAAGTAAAAAAAGAAATGGCAATGGTAGGACTGCAATGGCAAAATACTGATGAATCTCTACCAAATCAACACATTATAACTTTTGCTAAAACCGTATCTCAAGAGCTTATTAACAAAAATAAATCGAGCAATTAGGTAATAAGTAAGAGGATAAAAATAAACACAACCTAAGAGCTGGTAATTGATAACTGTTTATTGGAAAGAGTCTCTATTACCCATTACCAATTAACGCCAGTTGTACGCCACTTCTCTCAACGGGGTAAACCCCCGCACGAGAGTGGGTCCTCAATGGAGGACACCTCCGCACGATACTGCCTCCCCGTTACCTGTTACCTGACAAACGTTACGTGTGATAGTTAATTATGCCCACCTACTTAGATAATATTAAACTACACCAATTACCAGTTACCAAGTTACGATGAAAGCTAGATGGATAATACTTGCTGTTTCAGTAGCCATTTTTTTTGGTGGAAATCTACTAACTTCCCTGCGCGATCCGTGGTTTCAAAACTTAACTCGCCCTGGATGGTTAACGTTTGAATCATTAATTCCCCTCATTTGGGCAGTTGTTTGGATTTGTGGCACAATCTCAGCAATTTTAGTTTGGGAAAAATCTCGTCGTCATAGCCGCGATCGCCCGTGGTTCTTCATGGGCTTGTATATTGCGATCGCACTTTTGACAACTCTCTACAGTCCTGTTGTTGTCGAACTACGCAGCCTCGTTGGCGGACTGATTTTTGGCGGATTAGCAACAATATTAGCTTATGTTGTCGCAATTTCTGTCCGTAAGATATCAACAACAGCCTCTTGGTTACTTCTACCATATATGCTTTGGGGACCAATCGGCACGTATCTTACTTGGGTACTAATTCAGCTTAATCCTGGTGTAGGAAAAGTCTAGTTGCTATTTAATTTGTTAGCATTTATGAAAAATAAGTTAATGAATGTAACAATAGATATAGAATTTTAATGTGTA
Encoded proteins:
- a CDS encoding TspO/MBR family protein — protein: MKARWIILAVSVAIFFGGNLLTSLRDPWFQNLTRPGWLTFESLIPLIWAVVWICGTISAILVWEKSRRHSRDRPWFFMGLYIAIALLTTLYSPVVVELRSLVGGLIFGGLATILAYVVAISVRKISTTASWLLLPYMLWGPIGTYLTWVLIQLNPGVGKV
- a CDS encoding class I SAM-dependent methyltransferase — encoded protein: MLWSQLKLKILQFVVLCCAVLISCTPIAATSSVNSNSTYQYRTIHSPDGIGKFYQGREIAKVMGHTEALWLERPSREREEQPQKVLDALVLQPSDVVADVGAGTGYFSFRMAQRLPNGKVLAVDIQPEMLDIIEFLKKETEITNIETILGTLTNPNLPENSIDLALMVDAYHEFSHPYEVMQGITKALKLGGRVVLVEYRKENPFIPIKGLHKMTQNQVKKEMAMVGLQWQNTDESLPNQHIITFAKTVSQELINKNKSSN